One Excalfactoria chinensis isolate bCotChi1 chromosome 13, bCotChi1.hap2, whole genome shotgun sequence genomic window, ATGCAGATGATGTTTCAGGAGCAAATGCATTCGTCAGCTCAGTCAACTGCAATATACCATAATGAGTTGCTTCTCTGCATCAATGGTGCATGTTAACTTGGTGAAAAAATATTGCAAGTCTCAAACTTAATCTGCTGAAATGTGACATTTGATAATGTACTCGGACTATGAATAAATTCTCATTAATCCTGAGGTTTCCCTATCAGCTGTTTGCTGTCACCTGCAGCTTTTGCTCACAAAGAGCAGAGAATAATACTACCTGAAATCTGCTACAAGAGGGCTAATAATGCTATGCCAGGGTTAACAGGCCCTTGGGAAAAGACAAGACAAAAAAGAGTCTTTGTTGTGCAGgaaaattaagtattttaaaaggaacCTGATTCAcaaaaaaatggatttaaaagcAGCTGTAACTTGTCCCAAACCGCTATTTGAATGAGTCTGGTCTTCTCTGTATGGCATGGAATAAGGTAACATGCTAAGTACTCAGTGAAGGGTAAGCAGAGCAGTTGAGAGCCCGAGGAAACCCTCTGGAAAGGTTACAGTGCACTCGTGGTGACATTTTCAAATACACTGTCAACAGTCGCACACCCTGCATAACATGCACAAGTTGTGTCTTCCTGCAAAGCctgcaacagaaggaagagcaCAGGATAACCAGGTAATAACAGCCAAGGAGATGATTGTATCTTGTTTCTAAACCTGTTTTTGCAGACTGCCTTCTGTAATGGCCATACAGATTTTGCTGGACACCATTAATCCATGGGTATGTTTTAGCTGTGAATGTAAACCCCAGAGTTGCTCCTTGGTCCTTCATCCAGGTAAAATTCACGTATAATCTAATGGAAAGTTTTGCACTGAAAAGTAAtagcatgaaaaaaaaccaTCTCTGATATCTTTTCTGTTGGAGACCCACATCTGGTCACTTGATCTAGCTCTGTGATGGAAATGATCATTCCTCTCTGGAACATCTGGAAGATTCACAGTGCTTGCAGAGCTGTCACAAAAGGCTTATGACCCCCTAAGCTGACATCTTATTTTGGATATGACTAAAATCACTGATCACACCAGTGACTGACTGCTCTAGTCAAGCACATCTCTAGATCAATTATATCCTAATAAGCATTTTTGGCCATTTATTTTGACAATAAGGTTATAACTTAGTTTCCATCACCTTGCACTAGTCAGTGAAAACAGGCAGGAAATGAAGGGTACATTCAAGCTGTTCCTTACATATACTCACAGATACTTCACACCCTTACCTGGAGTAGCACTGGAGACTGTTGGCCACTGCTGGTCAGGTCCTCCTGGTCCTCCACGTAAGATTCCTGCCTCCTCCATATGCACAGAACTGAACAAGCACATAGCATGGTCAGATTATACAGTTATCACCTGGCTTCATAATTATTCCCCTTGCTACTCTCCAAAGGTCCCAAATGATCACCATGCAAGTACTGTGTATAATAGCCATTAAATAATTCAATAATTGGAGCATCTAATACACTGACAatcaacagagaaaaatgcagagggcgaacacagcaaaagcagagatCTATGGTAGTACAGTAATAGCAAAAGATGCAGTCAGACCAGATTTGTCATACTTAAGAGATTGAAAGTGACGGAAGCAGAATCTTCTTTCCATCTCAGCTTACAGATACCATCAGTCTGAGGCATCAGAGAAGGGGGACAGGTTGGTCTTTGTCAGAGAGACAAGGACAGAACGCCCTGTGCCTGGGGCAGCACACAACCTACCTTTGCATTCCTGCCCTTAGGGACGCAGAGTAGCGCCAGTCAGGATTGGGGTGTTTTGGCTGTAGAAACAAAAGCCCAGAAAAAACACGGTTAGTGTACACTAAATGTGCAGAAAAAGCATCTACACCTGCCTCATTTTGGGGTTGGTGTCAAACAGTCTGCATGGCAATCCTTGCTTTTTGTGAACGTTTAGAATTCTGCAGTCCTTCTATGAATCTAAACTTCCAAATGGACACACAGAGATGATCTTTGTAACAAAACAACTTGTTTGAATGCCAAGGCCTTTGGCTAGAAAGGATCTCTGTGGAAAGACACATAATGCTGGAAACTGGTGGACAGTTATTTTACATATTCATAAACATTCTGGGCATAAGAAGAAAAGGATCATAAATTCATAATATACGTTCTGCTGCTTTACTTGATGAGCCAAGGAAAATCAGCTACTGAGCCAAACAGCATCTGCCTGAGGACGTATAAAATGGAGCCCCCCGTGAAGGAGACACGTGGGCTCCTCTGCTGTGAAGTTTCTGCTGGCATTTAATATACTGCAGAGGACTGCACTAGATGGTACCACATTTGCAGACTGCAGCAAGTCTTTTATCAAAGGCAGACATGTTCTTTCACAATATCAAGAAATTCTATAGTCTCCATATTCATTAGAGGGCAcaggggaaagaaggggaaagcagacagaaatgcCCTTTGGCCAACAGCATATGCTGACTTGCTGCAGAGTGGCTTGCTAAATGAACAGATAGTTCTGTTGAATAAAAACTTGCTCCAAAAATGCCTTTGCAGTGTCAGAGGACCATCAAAACAATTTTCAGTTATGGAAGACAACAGCAAACTGAGGTCTCTTGAAGTTCTGCACTTCTATACCGCCCTAAGAACATGACAAGGTTAGTTCTCAGGATTCTCAAAGCATCAGAGTCTGTACCTGCTACTGCAGCCAGTGATTAACGTCAGGCACTTGAATCCAAAGAGAGAACTTATGTCCAGAAATATAATGGACTGCACTCATTCCTGGTGTGTCTCATACAGCGccaaacacacaaataataaaTGACAGTAATGGTTTAATTCTGTTCAAGCTATTGGAGTCAGATCAGAAATGAATTTGGCCCCATtacttgaagagaaaaaataaagtgttgaATGCTCTCAATTATTTacagccagctctgcctttcctcttgAGGTTTTGGGCATGCTTTTCCCTGGATCAATAGgctttattcaaataaaaatggtgCAATTAGAACCTCCCCCATCATTCTATCACTGTACTTCCTGAGCACAGCTTCACTCAAGAGCGAGATGCTCTTGGATGATGTGCATCCTCAGTATCCTTTATGGTCTGAATTACACAAAAGGGAGGAGGCTGCTATCTTCAACCACACATTAAACTTCTGTACTAGCAATTTCCTTCCCATTTAGACCCCAGTTGTCTGGCATGCTCAGGTTCTGCTGAGTTCAGCAGAAAGTGGCTTGACAAGGAGCCCATTATGCATGTTGCCAGTATTTTCTGATTCATTCCATTTTGGCCCCAATCCCAGGGATGTCAAGGTAACTGTAAAGTCAACCATATAGGAATACGcaatgaaagaaagacaaaagttCCACTAATCAGACCCTTCCCCAAATTTGTTTTTGGggaacagaacaaaaaccccacaaaatgTATGGTCCATTGTAGTGCAAAGTTTCAGATGCACCGGTTAGAAATTCTCATTGTGTGGGCTAAGACTCACAATGTCAGAATAAGAGAAATATCAGCAATTAGAAGACTGTGGTGTTTTCAAAGGTTATTATCTAGATGCTGTGGCTTCTTACAGCCAATCCCTGTCAGTTTCTATGCGCTATTACTCTTcaggcagggctgcagtgaTAGTCCCAGAGTCAGAAGGAGGAATTGTCTCAGGCACATAAACTCTGGAGGTGGAAAAAGCAATCAGCTCATGCTGTGGTTTAAATGCACACACAGCCACTTATTCACTCCCCCAGTGGAATGACAAAAGAGATTTGGAAGAGCAGATTAGAAAACTCATTGTCTGAGCAAAAAAGAGATTAATACATAACCAAGGTGAAAAATCCCCACTATTTTCATCACAAATCCAAAATATAGCTTCATACAAGGAAGCCACAATTCCAACCAAAAACCAGCATGACACATCTGACTTTCAAACACTTCCCTTATACACCCACCAGGCACTCCCAGTCTGCACACTTGGGCTAGCCCATGGCTCTGGTTAGGAACAGCTCACCTTTATCAGACCACAAGCTGAAACCTGCTTTGAAATGTGCTGTTAGTAGTCACTGCATCATGGCACGATATGGCCAATTTCAGAGTGGAGCAGTGCCCTCAGCACAGTCCCATGGGACAGGAGACTGTATTGCTGCACTGCTCAAAGATGAATGCTGTCTGCAGGCTTCTCTACAAAGCCCTGTCACAGGCTTTGCTCTGTCACAGGTCAACACCACCAGGACAGGACACAGCTGTCCAGAAAGCATGAATACAGAGAGGAAGCACAAAGAGGAACACAATCTGAAGTAGTCCCAATGCTTCCCATTTGTAAAACCCCTGGCAGTCACACAATGCTGATGAAGAATAGTACTGTTCCTTTCACATCCAGCTCCCAACTTGTCACAAGACACAAGTCTATTTTTCTAACTGTAACATCATCTCAGCCTGCCCTCAGAGGTTTTTGGAGGCTGGTGGTCCTACCTTTACCACACAACAGTTGAGCTGATGGAAACCACACAAGTGAACACAGTTTCCTACTCCTCCTATCACCTGCTCTTCCTCATTTAGTAACAGCACACAACATCAGAGTTGTAAGGTGAGCAAAGATCCATCCAGATGCCTACAGCAGTGTTTGCCATCACACCAGGCaagcacctcatgccaacagTTTGTTCCTCCTGCTTCTTCCAAGTGCCAGGGTTACATTCTGTGTAACCATGAGCATCAATGTGATCAATCAACCAACCCTATTGGAAAGTTTGATAGTTAAAGTGAATTTAGATTATAAATGAGGTCACCCTAACAGCAAAAAAGCTCAAGTAAAATTTCACACACTCATTCTTAAACTGCACAGCATGGCTTAATTTAAGCAATTCACTGCTACCTGGAAAAGAAAGTTAACTGAGAATACACTGCTACAAGATTGGCttggtcctttttttttcagctgatgaTTTACCCCAGTAAATTCTCtgagatagaaggaaaaatgttgaTGTTCTGATGCCATATTCGAGAAAATCAAACCTCCCAGTGATTTCAGCAGGTGTCAGAACTGGGCCTGCCTGAGGTAGAGAAGTGTGAACGAAACATTTACAAACAGCTCCCAGCTGATGAGACTGCTAAAAGCATCCTACTCCATTCCCAtttgcacacaaacacacaacagCATGACATAAGCTATATTTATCAAATGTATGTGCTTCAGAGCAATAATAAAAGGCCTTTCACAACCTCTGACCACACGCAGCTTTACTTATTTTCCTGTGAGACGATGCTGACAGATGTGGAAAAACAGAGACTTCTGTTACTGATTCCCTTCTGTAAATGCTTCAGATTAATTTGACGCATGGAACAGCCTATTTATAGTCTGAACATGCGTTCGTCACACAAGAAAGCAGAATGGAACCTAGAAGAGACTACAATTTCCAAagatttgctttctgtcagtgCTCACATGCATTTCTAACTCCGAGAAAACCAAGATGAAAGGAATGGGCATGTGCTTCCCTAAAGTGCATTTAATGAGTtccaagagaaggaaaactccTCTGTTTAATACTGGATGCAAATTTCTGCTGGCACTGATCAAATTAAGAGTCTGacttccctgcagcacagagcactgtcCATGCTTAGCAGAATGGGTCCATATTCAGCCCCTGAAAAAGAGACCCAACATTTATAGTTAACCTTTACAATGTCAGCGGGGCTGGAGAATTTCTTAAAGGATTAAGTTCTTGAACTGAGACTGTAAGATATTCCACCATTAATACCTTTAAAGCTTCTGTGAGAAATCTCTTGGTAAGATAGCTCCAGACAATGCTGTGGCTTTATTAGATTTAGACACTTGGAGACATGCTGGCACTTAAAAGCAGTATCAAGATGCGTTCAAGTGTTGCTTGCATTTTGACCCTGAGCTTGGCAGGCTTTCCTTGAAGTACAAAACACAGAGGGGAAGCCAGAAGTAGAGCAGTGTGCTCAAACAAATGTAAAAGACCAGTGAAACACCAGGTCTTTGTGCCACTGATTTGCAGCTCTTGTGCTTTCTGAAAAGTGTGCACAGTGCAAAGCTATCTAAGGATACCATAATCATCATTGTACTTTGTTACCATTATATGCcacacacacatagacacaCAAAGGTAAATGGGAATCTGCAATCAGAAGCGCTCCTGTCTAGTTTTGTCAAAGATCCAAGCTGCCCATTCATCTTTAGGAACGTGCCTCTGGGAATGAAAACTTCAGCCAAAACATATGTCGGTCTGATTGTTCATCTCTGCATTGAAAGGGAAAGGTTGTCATGAGACACAAGACGATGGACGAGTTTAACTGCACACAAGATAACAAGAagacagaagagatgaaaagaaaaaccaaggaGCAGACACTGCTCAGACATCACTCAGCATCTCCACGGGCATTTAAAGAAAGGGACTCCAGTCTGAAATGTCAAAACCTTCCCTGAAAATGACAGATCATCACTGCAGCAATGCACAGAAGCAAAACCTCCCCTTCACGCACCCCCCTCTCACCTGCACACACCCCTTCCCAAAAGGCAGGAATCCAGGCTGCTCATAACCTCACACACTGCCAGCAGTGAAGCTGCAATACCTTGCCACCTTTATCCTTGTGTCCACATTGCCTGTTCACCCTGTAGTAGTGATCTGGCTGATGAGAGAGCAATGCTCATTAACCCCAGACTGAATCTTATCACTAGGCTCTCTTCCAGCAATACCTGTTTGTAAGGTTTTTGGTGCTGCTATGTATGTTTCTTCTGATGCTAAACCCACCTAGTCTGAGATAATCTTCTAAAGCTATGAAAGACCACACAGACAAGCAGGGGGGATACAGAAGCAGAAGCTGCCTTGCAGAAATAAGCTCCCATTATGCTATAGTGACACAGGCAATAGAAGTCAGAACAGTCACACAGACACCAGAGCACCAACAGATAGAAAAAACTCAACACTTCTTAATACGCTGCATTTTCCCCTCCACTGCATCCATGGAATGACTCAGTGGATTCAGTCACAACTTAGCAAAGAGCAATTGCTAATATATTTGAACTTACTAGCAAATACACAAAGGACTGAGATCTTATTGCATCAAGCATTACTGAGGCTTAAGCTACTGAGGTTAATTCTGAACacatctgaaacatttttcatctCACTGTGAACAACGGTTGTTGTTCATGACACGCATGCATGCAAAGCCCATTCAGCTGGTCCCATCCCCATCATTCAGCAGTTACCAGAATATCCACTTCCAAAAACTAtaaggagaggggaagggaaggaagagcaggagagagaggaaaaaaaagacctgtTGATATTTTATAAAGCGACAAACACATCAGAGATTGTATAAACTGTCACAAGGGCAATGATACTCATCGCTGTGCTTCAGGGGTGGAAGGGTGGGCCTTTACAGTTGAATTCAAAGTTCAGCTTAACAGAAGAGCACAGTCCTCCGATGAGCTAGTCATACAAAAGTCAGTGCTTATCAAAAGCAGGATTTGGTGTTACTAAGAAATGGAAGCTATCCTCAATGAAATTGAAACAGGGAAACACCAATCATGTAATTAGCTAGGAATTAGTGATCAGTGAATGCCAACACATTCACCTATTTTCTCATCATACATGGCACTGACACATCTTCATGGTATGTGTTACTACAGGGCAGTTTAAGAAGCAAAGACCAAAGAAAAGAACTTAGAACAAATAGCTTTGGTCAAACTTTACCTCCATTTACATCACACAGAACTACTGAACTAATTGACCCTTCCTCTGGGTCACACGTGCACACCAGCAGCCCTTTGCTCTTTTGTTCTATGTATGCCCATATTTCTGTACTCCAAGTCCAGCCCCTGCCTGATCTGCCCTGCTTTTCAAAATCTGCTAATTCACTGCACTCAGTGGAGTGATTCCCTAAAATGGGACAAGAATCTGTCTAGTAAATGtatttcctgctgctcttgaatccaaagcaaaatcattttcattttactctcctttttttcccaagaaaaacagacagaaagtgTGTATTTCACTCCTTGAGAAATATTTCACTCTCATGTTCCCCTCCAACACCAAACAAATTATAGGATTATGCTCAGAATGATTTTAAGGTACAAAAACTgtggagaaaatgaaggaaaaaatacaccCCCCACACCACATTGCTGTGAATTACAGGAAAACACTGCCTACGTTataaactgctttgttttcaatagGTAATCATTGCTCTCTAAAAGCAATTTTAGAGTCCTTAAGCATCTTCACTCTTTTGCAACACCAGTTGTAAAAGATGCTAATGTCTTCATATGTGGATAAGTATAAAGAACTAAATGAGTTACATTTCTCCAACAAGGGCATACAAGTCAGGCTGCTTTCAATCCCACCACAATCCCTCCCTTAGCTTCCCCATATCCAGGCATGTACCACACATTAATGCACAAACCGATCCTACGACTGACACAGTCCTGGGGTACAAAATACACACAGTAACAGCAAATCTTTCTCATTGTGAACCAGAATTCATGTCTCCAGTGTTTCCAATTTAATTCCTATCTCTGAACAAAATAAACTGCAGAGCATGCAGACTACGTGCTAACTGTGGGCTGGCTGCATGCTAACATGAAGCAGCCATTAATGCTACACTGTGGGATGATACTGAAAAGGTTAATATATTGCTGGTTAAACCATAGACATTAAACAATTTTCAGTATCAGCCCAGTAGGTCAGAAGTTGCCACACTGCAACACCACAGTGGTAACTTGCTGTAATTCTCTATACAGATGTCACTGGATTGTCAGTGATGCAGCACTGGGTAGAGCAGATGCTACCAAAGGAGGGTTTGCAGCATTCAGACAACTGAAATATGCCCAAATCAGTAAGCAAAGCATATTTTTGTAGCTATCCAAATCCAACAACTTTGCTTAGGTATCAGATCAGTGATGTAGCAAATATCTATAATTGCCATGAAGTAACCTATTGATTTccaaactgaagtatttttttgtCCCTGCAATATTAGTTTCAGCATTAAAGATTCAAGACCATGTCTGTCATTCCTTAGCACTCTATGACAGCAGGCAATTTTAGATGTgcaagagaaaagggaaggatgCAATACTCTACATAGCAAATGCTGCAAAACTGAAGTGAATCTCACACAGACACAGATACCGAACTTACCAAATGGACCCTGAAACTCCCAGCATTTACctggaaacaaaatgcattgCACACATTAGAATACTTTAGAACCATGTTTCTCAATATGTGTCAGTGAGCCCCAAAGGAAATACACTTAATCAGAGTTTTCCATTTTGAACCTCTTCTTAAGTACAAATTTGCTCAGAGCACTGTGCTGACCATTTATCAATGTAGCCTCACCTCGTTAGGAGTAATGGAGTCATTTTTAAGTAAGATCAGGTTTTGTGCACTCTGCCCACTCTGTCCTGTCAGATGCCTCTCAGTCACCACTGCAGAGGGAACCGTTCCTGTTGGCCCACAAGTATTGTAAAACATAAAAGTGTCACTTCCCGATCCTGCAGTTAAGCAAGCCTTATAGCAGTAGGTCTTAGTGAGAGACCCATTGCCCCGTACTTCAATGAAATGGGGCTGCACTTTTAAACCGTGTGGCAACCTCGCATCGATGTTGTTGTTGGCCTGCTTGTACAGCTCAGCAGGGCACCGTTCTCTGACCCCACAGAAACCTGTACAGCAGGAGTCCCCGTACAGACTGTATCTGTAGCACTTGATAACAGTAAGCCCAATGATTGTGAAAAGGAAAACGAAGGAGATGGAGCACAAAGCAATAATGAGATAAAGAGTGATTTCTGAATAATTGCTCGGACTTCTAACGTGTCTTCTTGTATCAGGGATGATTTTGGAAACTCTGTCCACCACGGCAACAGTGATGGCTACTGATGAGGACATCGGTGGCTCTCCATTGTCTCTCACCTCCACCGTCAGGTTGAAAGTAGGTGTGCTCTCCTCTCTCAGTTTCCGAGTAGTCCTAATCTCCCCAGTATGGAGTTCTATCCTGAACAAATCTGGATCTGAGGATTGCACCATGTAGTAGAACAACCAGGCATTTTGTCCTGAGTCCCCATCAATGGCTATAATTTTGGTTACCAAATATCCAGCATGAGCTGAGCGTGGGATCATCTCCAGGGCTGCTGAGGTGTTGGTTGAGGTAGGATACAGAATCTCTGGAGCATGGTCATTCACGTCTACCACATAGATGTAGACAGTGACAGTGCTGCTCAGTGATGGAATCCCAGCATCCTGAGCCTGGACAACGACATGGAACTCCCTCAGTGTCTCATAGTCAAAGGATTTGACAGCATACATGTCACCGCTGTCGGATTTAATGGTGACAAAGGAGGCAGCAGGTAGCCCTTCAATCTCCCCATCCAACAGAGAATAGGATACGTAGGCATTTTCGGCAACATCCGGGTCAGTGGCTTTGATGGTGCAAAGCAAAACTCCAAGGGGGTTGTTCTCGGGGATGTAAACTGAGTACACAGGCTCCTCAAAGAGCGGAGGATTATCATTGATATCAGAGATGACCACATGGATCACCTtctgggaggagaggggggGGCTCCCGGAGTCAGTAGCTGTAACTGTGATGTTGtaggctgctgctttctcacGGTCCAGATTGCCTTGGGTGATCAAGGTGTAGGAATTCTTGAATGAGTTGAGCATAAAGGGAAGGCCAGGGGGAATACGCAAGCTCACCTGCTTGTTCAGCCCTGAGTCCTGGTCTGTGACACTCATCAAGGCTACCACAGTTCCTGGCTTTGCATCCTCTGGCACTGGGCTGTACAAGGAGGTCAGGACCACCTCAGGAACATTATCATTGGCATCCACAATATTGACCAGTACTTTGCAGTGCCCAGCCATAGAGACAGGGCCCTGATCAGTGGCTTGCACATAGATCTCATAAGAGGATGCTTCTTCATAATCCAAGGTGCCATTAACCCGTACCTCTCCTGAATGTGGATCCACACGAAAGAGCTGCCTCACCTTCTGTGGGGTATAGCTGCTAAAAGAATAGATCACATCCCCATTGGAGCCCTCATCGGGGTCTGAAGCATTGAGTTTGACAACTAGCGTGCCAGGGGGTGAGTTCTCCAGCAAGTTCACGGTGTATGTGGAGCGGTCAAAGGCAGGTGGGTTGTCGTTGGTATCCACAACTCGCACAGAGATCTGAGCTGTGCCAGACCTGGGGGGATCCCCACCATCCACAGCAGTGAGCACTAGCTGCAGCAGGGCACTCTGCTCCCGATCcagtggctgctgcagcacaagctCCAGGAGTTTGCTGCCACTCTGGAAGCCTTTAAGGTCCAGGGCAAAGTGGTGGCTGGGGCTCAGCTGGTAGTTCTGCACAGAGTTGGTGCCCACATCAGGGTCCTGAGCACTCTCGATGTGGAAGCGGGCCCCGGGAAGAGCAGATTCACTGATCTCCAGCCGGTAATCCTGGCGGGGAAAGCGGGGCGCATTGTCATTGATGTCCAGTACCTCCACCTCCACATTGTGCACCTCGATGGGCTGCTCGATGACCAGCTCCAGGCTGAGGAAGCAGGTGGGGCTCAGCTCACAGAGCACCTCTCGGTCCATACGCTCCCGCACCAGCAGTGCCCCGCggcccagctccagctccaggtACTGCCGGCCGCTGCCCGACGTGAGCCGCGCTCCCCGCTCCACCAGTCGCCGCGGATCCACGCCCAGGTCGCTCGCCACGTTACCCACGAAGGCGCCGTGCGGCAGCTCCTCCCGCACCGAATAGCGGAGCGGCCCGCCCGCCGTCCGCCCgatgctcagccccagcagcagcagcagcggcaggCCCAGCGTCACCGCCCCGCCGCGGCTCCgccgagccgccgccgccgccataGCCGGGGGTGGGAAGCCGTCGGAGCCGCCTCGCCCGGCCCTGGCCCGGCCTCACACCCCGCCGCCCGGCCGCCTCATGCGAGCGGCGAGCAGCAGCCGCCGGCCGCCGCCGGTCGCTCGGCCCATGCTCGGCGGCTGCCCGAGGCGGCGGCTCCGACCTCTCCCCCCTCCGGCTGCTCcggggaggaagaagaggaggagaaggcggaggaggaggaaggaggagggacCGGGACTCGCCGGATCCGCTTTCTCCCGCTCCAGCTGCCGCGCGGGCGGAGGCGGGGGAGGACGTTAAGCCGCGGCTGGCTCTGGTTCAGCACCGCGGCCAGGAACAGCGGCTCCGCGGCGGGAGGGGCTGGTTCCGCTTCAGCACCGCGGTCGCGGACAGCGGCCCCTCCGCCGCGCGCCCATCGCAGGgccgcgctccgctccgctccgccgcccgGGGCCCGTTCCCACGGGGGAAGGCGTGCGGCACAGCCCCGCTCCCCAACGCGGCCCCGGCCTCACCCACGTGTTGCCGCCCCTCGGAGCGCCGGGCTCTTCGCTGCCGGTGGCCGCCGCCGAGGAGGGAGGGGAGCGGTCCGGCCGTGCCCAGCCGCGCCGCCCCTCGCCTCCGCCCCGGTTTCGCTGCTGAATCTTcaggggcgcggggcgggcctCCAGCCGCCTGCACTTCTggacctgctgctgcagtgctaaAATGCATCCGCCTGAGAGAGTTAAATCAGCGCAGGGCGACGAAAAAAAACGGGCCTCCAGCCAAGCCTGATGCCGTCTGcgtgctgctgcagtgggttTGACGACCTCTTTCTCGAAgacctgcccctctgctccctcgGAGATTCATCGTCGCTGCAGCACAGTCCTTCTGCCCAGCCCCTGCGGGGCCCCTCGCCCTCCTTTCgcccctgctgcagccccatcaGCTGTTGGGCTGGAGGAATTCTGCAGGTTACATCCAATAGTTGTGAGCATTTAAGGTGGGCTTCAGCTTCCCATCAGTGCTAAAGGCTTGCTCAAGGTGAACGACTGTGACtggagaaaagatgaagaagtgCAGTACAAGCTGTTTTCCAGTCACTGTTCTATCTTCCTCTGCCCTCATGTTAGAAGACAGACAAAAGGTGGAGTGATGAAATTCAACCAACTCAGCagtggggaggggaaggtgctgcagctgcagtaaGTTTTACCCCGATGCCACAAAACTTCGTTGAGGCAATAAACTTAAGTATCCATTCATACAACATACAAGTCGCTATGCTGATGTATTTATAGAGACAAACCACTGGGCATAATCCTCCAGAGGTGCATACTGTACCTATTACTTAGCACAGGATTCCTTTTGCTTACAC contains:
- the LOC140258185 gene encoding protocadherin alpha-C2-like isoform X5; translation: MAAAAARRSRGGAVTLGLPLLLLLGLSIGRTAGGPLRYSVREELPHGAFVGNVASDLGVDPRRLVERGARLTSGSGRQYLELELGRGALLVRERMDREVLCELSPTCFLSLELVIEQPIEVHNVEVEVLDINDNAPRFPRQDYRLEISESALPGARFHIESAQDPDVGTNSVQNYQLSPSHHFALDLKGFQSGSKLLELVLQQPLDREQSALLQLVLTAVDGGDPPRSGTAQISVRVVDTNDNPPAFDRSTYTVNLLENSPPGTLVVKLNASDPDEGSNGDVIYSFSSYTPQKVRQLFRVDPHSGEVRVNGTLDYEEASSYEIYVQATDQGPVSMAGHCKVLVNIVDANDNVPEVVLTSLYSPVPEDAKPGTVVALMSVTDQDSGLNKQVSLRIPPGLPFMLNSFKNSYTLITQGNLDREKAAAYNITVTATDSGSPPLSSQKVIHVVISDINDNPPLFEEPVYSVYIPENNPLGVLLCTIKATDPDVAENAYVSYSLLDGEIEGLPAASFVTIKSDSGDMYAVKSFDYETLREFHVVVQAQDAGIPSLSSTVTVYIYVVDVNDHAPEILYPTSTNTSAALEMIPRSAHAGYLVTKIIAIDGDSGQNAWLFYYMVQSSDPDLFRIELHTGEIRTTRKLREESTPTFNLTVEVRDNGEPPMSSSVAITVAVVDRVSKIIPDTRRHVRSPSNYSEITLYLIIALCSISFVFLFTIIGLTVIKCYRYSLYGDSCCTGFCGVRERCPAELYKQANNNIDARLPHGLKVQPHFIEVRGNGSLTKTYCYKACLTAGSGSDTFMFYNTCGPTGTVPSAVVTERHLTGQSGQSAQNLILLKNDSITPNEPKHPNPDWRYSASLRAGMQSSVHMEEAGILRGGPGGPDQQWPTVSSATPEPEAGEMSPPVGAGVNSNSWTFKFGPGNSKQGGPGELPDKFIIPGSPAIISIRQEPPNSQIDKSDFITFGKKEETKKKKKKKKGNKTQEKKEKGNSTTENSDQ